From the Martelella mediterranea DSM 17316 genome, one window contains:
- a CDS encoding efflux RND transporter periplasmic adaptor subunit encodes MPNPVSSFLALILVACAVAAAPAAAQQQMPPKKVGVVELKRENVPRIVTLPGRAVAVQRVGIRPRVSGTVTEILYREGTTLEAGDPMFRIDDTTYQAALASAEADVSAATAAQSQARLAYERADRLVGQGLSQAELESRKADLERATAQLKAAEAALDVARAELGWTTVRSPIAGVASVATVSIGDLVSAAQADALATVIQLDPIDVDMYEPSTRILRVVDDIEAGLLDVHDTLSASLTLENGRSYDFEGELLSPGFTVSMSTGAVDRRFRFDNPDHLLLPGMFVRGSMEIGTMNAILVSQSAATRDRSGQLTAWVLEDGKAAQRKLVETGTYQNQWIVVEGVRAGDQLIVDGFQNLRVGMDVVPVAVEYDAAGVIREQSADAGSSQPPSQSE; translated from the coding sequence ATGCCGAATCCGGTCTCAAGCTTTCTCGCCCTCATTCTGGTAGCCTGTGCTGTCGCCGCGGCCCCCGCCGCGGCTCAGCAGCAGATGCCACCGAAAAAGGTTGGCGTGGTCGAACTGAAGCGCGAGAATGTCCCGCGTATCGTCACCCTGCCCGGGCGCGCTGTTGCCGTGCAGCGGGTTGGCATACGTCCGCGCGTAAGCGGTACGGTCACCGAAATCCTGTACCGGGAAGGCACGACGCTGGAAGCCGGCGATCCGATGTTCCGGATCGATGACACGACTTACCAGGCCGCCCTCGCGAGCGCGGAAGCCGATGTCAGCGCCGCGACGGCCGCGCAGTCGCAGGCGCGTCTGGCCTATGAACGCGCTGACCGCCTGGTCGGGCAGGGCCTGTCGCAGGCGGAGCTGGAAAGCCGGAAGGCGGATCTTGAACGGGCCACGGCACAGCTGAAGGCGGCCGAGGCGGCCCTTGACGTTGCGCGCGCGGAACTTGGCTGGACGACGGTGAGAAGCCCGATCGCCGGCGTTGCCAGCGTTGCAACCGTCTCCATCGGCGACCTCGTCTCCGCAGCGCAGGCGGATGCGCTGGCAACCGTCATCCAGCTCGACCCCATCGATGTCGATATGTACGAACCATCGACGCGGATCCTCCGGGTTGTTGACGACATCGAGGCCGGGCTTCTTGATGTGCACGACACGCTCAGCGCAAGCCTGACGCTCGAAAACGGGCGCAGCTATGATTTCGAGGGCGAGCTGCTGTCACCCGGCTTTACCGTTTCGATGTCCACCGGCGCCGTCGACCGGCGGTTTCGCTTCGACAATCCGGATCATCTGCTGCTGCCTGGCATGTTCGTACGCGGCAGCATGGAAATCGGCACCATGAATGCCATTCTGGTTTCCCAGTCGGCCGCGACCCGCGATCGCTCCGGCCAGTTGACGGCCTGGGTGCTGGAGGATGGCAAGGCCGCGCAGCGCAAGCTTGTCGAGACCGGAACCTATCAGAACCAGTGGATCGTGGTCGAGGGCGTCAGGGCCGGCGACCAACTGATCGTCGACGGGTTCCAGAATCTGCGCGTCGGGATGGATGTCGTGCCGGTTGCCGTGGAATACGACGCTGCCGGCGTAATACGCGAGCAGTCCGCCGACGCCGGTTCATCCCAGCCCCCCTCCCAGAGCGAGTAA
- a CDS encoding TetR/AcrR family transcriptional regulator, translating into MSTPSQSSLRDRRRLQTLRDIQLATLRLISRHGLDQVSTEMIADEAGISRRTFFNYYANKEAAALGPPLEMDKESAERFSASNGPLVEDLAWLLSDLIGINDTNRVRIRAISDAAERHPALRRAFLASREQITRQIADLLEARLGPDSAFLAQVLAELSARIEAHAFSVWSHDEAMSLDDVVDYVATEMRRLGAALRS; encoded by the coding sequence ATGTCGACGCCGAGCCAATCAAGCCTGCGTGATCGCCGACGCCTTCAGACCTTGCGGGACATCCAGCTCGCAACGCTCAGGTTGATCAGCAGGCACGGCCTCGATCAGGTCTCCACCGAGATGATCGCGGATGAGGCCGGCATCAGCAGGCGAACCTTCTTCAACTATTACGCCAACAAGGAAGCGGCCGCGCTCGGACCGCCGCTGGAAATGGACAAGGAAAGCGCAGAACGGTTTTCCGCATCGAACGGCCCGCTTGTGGAAGACCTCGCATGGCTTCTAAGCGATCTCATCGGCATCAACGACACCAACAGGGTGCGCATCCGGGCAATCAGCGACGCGGCAGAGCGGCACCCGGCGCTCAGGCGGGCATTTCTCGCCTCGCGGGAGCAGATCACACGGCAGATCGCGGACCTGCTCGAAGCCCGCCTCGGCCCCGACTCGGCTTTTCTGGCGCAGGTTCTGGCCGAACTCTCCGCCCGCATCGAGGCGCACGCCTTCAGTGTCTGGTCGCACGACGAGGCCATGAGCCTGGACGATGTGGTCGACTATGTTGCGACCGAGATGCGCAGGCTTGGCGCTGCACTACGCTCCTGA
- a CDS encoding ABC transporter substrate-binding protein: MTLPEMKGLPAGKRRALWLAGSAALALALATGSPHAEEATGQAPQLKEMVDAGELPPVAERTGTHAEVIKPLDEIGTYGGELRIGLRGSSDHNHILRVVGPQGLVRWDPQYTEIVPNVAESFEVGEDAKVFTFHLREGMKWSDGTPFTADDVLFNMEDLVLNDEFAPTPLRYTTDGSPVSVEKLDEHTVRFTFTQPYGDFLAELASPLGQHPVLYSKHYCSQFHPAYNDAIDEAIAENGATDWQNLFLQKCGDLEIPARWGNPDRPTLDPWVIKEPYVGGATRVVMERNPYFWQIDTDGNQLPYIDQLVGSIDQDVESLILAVIGGRIDFGLRHIDPPSNRPVLAENREAGDYHFFEAAPPGGSNMVVNLNLTHKNPKWRELFRQKDFRVALSLGMDRQEIIDTVMLGDGEAWQQGPFEDHPYFHEKLATQYLEYDPEQANALLDGLGLDQRGPDGTRLMKDGTPVKFQIDVIPTFDPMWVDALQLMEQQWQEIGVDVDVNPLERTFFYERSSVANDHDAAIWNAEQSWVPGQIPQHIVPVHHDSRWGIAWRDWYQSGGEKGEEPPESVKKRLELYDQARATADPQKRIELMQQVGDIAAEEFEVIGLSKAVPTYGIVKNGLRNVPESMPSSWYYATPSPTLPQTWFWAKQP; this comes from the coding sequence ATGACTTTACCGGAAATGAAAGGGCTGCCCGCCGGCAAACGGCGGGCTCTTTGGCTGGCAGGCTCTGCCGCGTTGGCCTTGGCATTGGCGACGGGTTCGCCCCATGCGGAGGAAGCCACAGGGCAAGCGCCGCAACTGAAAGAGATGGTCGATGCCGGCGAACTGCCGCCGGTGGCCGAACGGACGGGCACGCACGCCGAGGTCATCAAGCCGCTCGATGAAATCGGCACCTATGGCGGCGAGTTGCGGATCGGCCTGCGCGGCAGTTCCGACCACAATCACATTCTCCGCGTGGTCGGTCCCCAGGGGCTTGTGCGCTGGGACCCGCAATATACCGAAATCGTTCCGAACGTGGCGGAAAGCTTCGAAGTCGGCGAGGATGCAAAGGTCTTCACCTTTCACCTGCGCGAGGGGATGAAGTGGTCCGACGGCACCCCGTTCACCGCCGACGACGTGCTGTTCAACATGGAGGACCTGGTTCTCAACGACGAATTCGCGCCAACTCCGCTGCGCTATACAACCGACGGCAGCCCGGTCAGCGTAGAAAAGCTTGACGAGCACACGGTGCGCTTCACCTTCACGCAGCCTTACGGCGATTTTCTGGCGGAGCTCGCCAGCCCGCTCGGGCAGCATCCCGTGCTTTACTCCAAGCATTACTGCTCGCAGTTTCACCCGGCTTACAACGACGCCATCGATGAGGCCATCGCCGAAAATGGCGCAACCGACTGGCAGAACCTGTTCCTGCAGAAATGCGGAGACCTGGAAATTCCGGCTCGCTGGGGCAATCCCGACAGGCCGACGCTCGACCCCTGGGTGATCAAGGAGCCCTATGTCGGCGGCGCGACGCGGGTGGTTATGGAGCGCAACCCCTATTTCTGGCAGATCGATACGGACGGCAACCAGCTTCCCTATATCGACCAGCTCGTCGGCTCCATTGATCAGGATGTCGAAAGCCTCATTCTGGCGGTCATCGGCGGACGCATCGATTTCGGTCTCCGCCACATAGATCCTCCGTCCAACAGGCCCGTTCTGGCGGAAAACCGGGAGGCTGGTGACTACCATTTCTTTGAAGCGGCCCCTCCGGGCGGTTCGAACATGGTGGTCAATCTCAACCTGACTCACAAGAATCCAAAATGGCGGGAGCTCTTCCGGCAAAAGGACTTCAGGGTCGCGCTTTCGCTGGGGATGGACCGCCAGGAGATCATCGATACGGTCATGCTCGGCGACGGCGAAGCATGGCAGCAGGGGCCTTTCGAGGACCATCCCTACTTTCACGAGAAACTTGCGACACAATATCTGGAGTATGACCCGGAGCAGGCCAATGCGCTGCTTGACGGCCTCGGTCTCGACCAGCGCGGTCCCGACGGCACCCGTCTCATGAAGGACGGCACCCCTGTCAAGTTTCAGATCGACGTGATCCCGACCTTCGATCCCATGTGGGTCGACGCTTTGCAACTGATGGAACAGCAGTGGCAGGAGATCGGCGTCGATGTCGACGTCAACCCGCTGGAACGCACCTTCTTCTATGAGCGCAGCTCCGTCGCCAACGATCACGATGCCGCCATCTGGAATGCAGAGCAGAGCTGGGTTCCCGGCCAGATTCCTCAGCATATCGTTCCGGTTCACCACGACAGCCGCTGGGGCATTGCCTGGCGTGACTGGTACCAGAGCGGCGGAGAAAAGGGCGAAGAGCCGCCCGAGAGCGTGAAGAAGCGCCTCGAACTTTACGATCAGGCCCGCGCGACCGCCGATCCACAGAAGCGTATCGAACTGATGCAGCAGGTCGGCGACATCGCGGCTGAGGAATTCGAGGTGATCGGCCTCTCCAAGGCTGTCCCGACCTATGGCATCGTCAAGAACGGATTGCGCAACGTGCCTGAGTCCATGCCGAGTTCCTGGTACTACGCAACGCCGTCACCGACACTGCCCCAGACCTGGTTCTGGGCAAAACAGCCGTAA
- a CDS encoding ABC transporter permease, with protein sequence MLFAYILRRIFWSIPFLFAVSLIAFALITAPPGDYLTTFAATLAASGDVVDQARLDALRERYGFDQPFLVQYWHWISGVLHGDFGISFEWQQPVSTLIWERMALSVTLALSTLAFTWALALPIGIYSAVRKYSIGDYVFSTIGFIGLATPNFLFALVLMYVAVVHFGADVSGLFSDQYQDAPWSWGKLIDLAKHIWIPVIILGTSATASLVRVMRANLLDELHRPYVTTARAKGLSEWQLILKYPVRIAINPFVSTIGWAFPQLISGAVITAFVLSLPTAGPLMLQALLAQDMYLAGAFILLLCCLSIVGMLVSDILLALIDPRIRYR encoded by the coding sequence ATGCTTTTTGCATACATCCTGCGCAGGATATTCTGGTCGATACCGTTCCTGTTTGCGGTCTCGCTGATCGCCTTCGCACTGATCACCGCGCCGCCGGGCGACTATCTGACCACCTTCGCGGCAACGCTGGCGGCATCGGGCGATGTCGTCGATCAGGCGCGGCTCGACGCGCTGCGTGAGCGCTATGGCTTCGACCAGCCATTCCTTGTCCAGTACTGGCACTGGATCTCGGGCGTCCTTCACGGCGACTTCGGCATTTCCTTCGAGTGGCAGCAACCCGTCTCCACGCTGATCTGGGAACGCATGGCGCTTTCGGTGACGCTGGCGCTGTCGACGCTCGCTTTCACCTGGGCGCTGGCCTTGCCGATCGGCATCTATTCCGCCGTCCGAAAATATTCGATCGGCGATTATGTCTTTTCAACGATCGGCTTCATCGGCCTTGCAACGCCGAACTTCCTGTTCGCGCTGGTGCTCATGTATGTCGCGGTCGTCCATTTCGGGGCCGATGTCTCGGGCCTGTTTTCCGATCAGTATCAAGACGCCCCATGGAGCTGGGGCAAGCTCATCGACCTCGCCAAGCACATCTGGATCCCCGTTATCATTCTGGGCACCAGTGCCACGGCAAGTCTTGTCCGCGTCATGCGCGCCAATCTGCTGGATGAGCTTCACCGCCCCTATGTCACGACCGCGCGCGCAAAGGGCCTGTCGGAGTGGCAGTTGATCCTGAAATATCCGGTGCGCATCGCAATCAACCCCTTTGTGTCGACCATTGGCTGGGCCTTTCCGCAGTTGATTTCCGGCGCGGTCATCACCGCCTTCGTGCTCTCGCTGCCAACCGCCGGCCCGCTGATGCTGCAGGCGCTCCTGGCGCAGGACATGTACCTCGCCGGCGCCTTCATCCTTCTTCTTTGCTGCCTGTCGATCGTGGGAATGCTCGTCTCCGACATCCTTCTCGCGCTCATCGACCCGCGCATTCGCTACCGGTGA
- a CDS encoding ABC transporter permease: protein MTDEASLDPRSIVTAKEDQASQWRLIWLTFRRHKLAMTGLVIVSLFYLIAIFAEFLAPFAPNQTSSANIFHPPQALHFIDASEDGGWRIRPYVTGMDFKRDPFTLQTTYTANPDKKIYINIFGKGEAYELWGLIPMERHLIAPADSAERFYLLGADRLGRDMLSRIIYGTRISMSIGLIGVGLSLFLGLLLGGISGYFGGRIDMLIQRVVELILALPTIPIWLGLSAALPQSWSPLTRYFAITVILSLVAWTELARVVRGRFLALRTEDFVTAARLDGGSQGRIIFRHMMPSMVSHIIASVTLAIPVMIIAETSLSFLGLGLMPPTISWGVLLKEAQNVRSIAQAPWLFAPGGAVCLAVLALNFLGDGLRDAADPYSQVTH, encoded by the coding sequence ATGACAGACGAAGCATCTCTCGACCCCCGCTCCATCGTCACCGCCAAGGAGGACCAGGCGTCCCAATGGCGTCTGATCTGGCTCACCTTCCGGCGTCACAAGCTGGCCATGACGGGCCTCGTGATCGTCAGCCTGTTCTATCTGATCGCGATCTTTGCGGAATTCCTGGCGCCGTTTGCGCCGAACCAGACATCGTCCGCCAACATCTTCCACCCGCCACAGGCGCTGCACTTCATTGATGCGAGCGAGGATGGCGGCTGGCGCATCCGCCCCTATGTCACAGGCATGGATTTCAAGCGTGACCCGTTCACGCTGCAGACGACCTATACGGCCAATCCGGACAAGAAGATCTATATCAACATCTTCGGCAAGGGCGAAGCCTACGAGCTCTGGGGCCTCATTCCCATGGAGCGCCATCTGATCGCCCCGGCAGACAGCGCAGAACGCTTCTACCTTCTGGGCGCGGACCGGCTTGGCCGCGACATGCTGAGCCGCATCATCTACGGCACCCGTATCTCCATGTCGATCGGGCTTATCGGCGTCGGACTGAGCCTCTTTCTCGGTCTGCTGCTCGGCGGTATATCCGGCTATTTCGGCGGACGGATCGACATGCTGATCCAGCGCGTCGTCGAGCTTATCCTGGCACTGCCGACCATACCGATCTGGCTGGGCTTAAGCGCGGCCTTGCCGCAAAGCTGGTCACCCTTGACCCGCTATTTCGCGATCACGGTAATCCTTTCATTGGTCGCCTGGACGGAACTGGCACGCGTGGTGCGCGGGCGCTTTCTGGCGCTCCGAACCGAGGATTTCGTCACCGCCGCCCGGCTTGACGGCGGCAGTCAGGGGCGCATCATCTTCCGGCACATGATGCCCTCCATGGTCAGCCACATCATCGCCTCGGTGACGCTGGCAATCCCGGTCATGATCATTGCCGAAACCTCCCTCTCCTTCCTCGGGCTGGGGCTGATGCCGCCGACGATTTCCTGGGGCGTTCTCCTGAAGGAAGCGCAGAATGTCCGCTCGATCGCGCAGGCCCCGTGGCTGTTCGCGCCGGGCGGTGCGGTCTGCCTTGCCGTTCTGGCGCTCAACTTCCTCGGTGACGGTCTGCGCGATGCCGCCGATCCGTATTCCCAGGTCACGCATTGA
- a CDS encoding dipeptide ABC transporter ATP-binding protein has protein sequence MTQSNEEIVLEIKNLTTEFPGREQNFRAVDDVSIELHAGKTLCVVGESGSGKSVMSRSILQIVDKPGRIAGGQILLHRHRTAKGSGEEEVIDLVQLDPKSQAIRNIRGRDIAMIFQEPMSSLSPVHRIGDQIGEAIRLHENVSKKEARERTLELLRKVEIPRPETAIDAYPFEYSGGMRQRAMIAMALACNPSVLIADEPTTALDVTIQAEILALIRSLQKSSNMAVLFITHDMGVVAEIADEIAVMRFGKVVERGDVHAIFENPQHDYTKRLLSAVRELDNPSQRRLAMRESRPVGAPCLVSDGIRKEFYYNHGFLGRKRGSIVGVDTASLELRTGENLGIVGESGSGKTTLGRCLQRVYNVTDGRVLYTNAEGRTTDLAPLGDNQLKPYWRDIRTVFQDPFASLNPRMTVGQIIAEPLVVEGKLTTAQIRDRVMELLKLVGLPTLAYSRFPHAFSGGQRQRISIARAIAPNPRIIIADEATSALDVSLRTQILDLLLDLQDKLHLSYILISHDIAVIRYFCDRLAVMYKGRIVETGDTEEVCTNPQHDYTKALLSAVPSADPRRRGMAQRFRYQEAN, from the coding sequence ATGACCCAGTCGAACGAAGAGATCGTTCTCGAGATCAAGAACCTGACGACGGAGTTTCCCGGCCGCGAGCAGAATTTTCGCGCCGTGGACGATGTCTCGATCGAACTCCATGCCGGCAAGACGCTTTGCGTCGTCGGCGAAAGCGGCTCCGGCAAGAGCGTGATGTCGCGGTCGATCCTGCAGATCGTGGACAAGCCCGGCCGGATCGCCGGTGGACAGATCCTGCTCCACCGACACCGCACGGCCAAGGGCAGCGGGGAGGAAGAGGTAATCGACCTTGTCCAGCTGGATCCCAAATCGCAGGCGATCCGCAACATCCGCGGCCGCGACATCGCGATGATCTTTCAGGAGCCGATGAGTTCGCTCTCGCCGGTTCACCGGATTGGCGACCAGATCGGCGAGGCCATCCGCCTGCACGAGAATGTCAGCAAGAAGGAAGCGCGCGAACGCACGCTCGAACTGCTGCGCAAGGTCGAAATTCCGCGTCCCGAAACCGCCATCGACGCTTACCCCTTCGAATATTCAGGCGGCATGCGGCAGCGGGCGATGATCGCCATGGCGCTCGCCTGCAATCCGTCGGTGCTGATCGCCGACGAGCCGACCACGGCGCTGGACGTGACCATCCAGGCCGAAATCCTGGCGCTGATCCGCTCGCTGCAGAAATCCAGCAACATGGCCGTGCTGTTCATCACGCATGACATGGGCGTGGTGGCGGAAATCGCCGACGAGATCGCGGTGATGCGCTTCGGCAAGGTGGTCGAGCGCGGCGATGTGCACGCGATCTTCGAAAACCCTCAGCACGACTATACCAAGCGCTTGCTGTCGGCGGTGCGCGAACTCGACAATCCCTCGCAGCGCCGCCTTGCCATGCGCGAAAGTCGCCCGGTGGGAGCGCCGTGCCTGGTTTCGGACGGTATCCGCAAGGAATTCTACTACAATCACGGCTTTCTGGGGCGCAAGCGCGGCAGCATTGTTGGCGTCGATACCGCCAGTCTCGAGCTGCGCACCGGCGAAAATCTCGGCATTGTCGGCGAGAGCGGCTCGGGCAAGACCACGCTGGGGCGCTGCCTGCAGCGCGTTTACAATGTCACCGATGGTCGCGTGCTTTACACCAATGCCGAGGGCAGGACGACCGATCTGGCGCCGCTCGGGGACAACCAGCTCAAGCCCTATTGGCGCGATATTCGCACCGTGTTCCAGGACCCCTTCGCCTCGCTCAACCCGCGCATGACGGTCGGGCAGATCATCGCCGAGCCGCTGGTGGTCGAAGGCAAGCTGACAACCGCGCAGATACGCGACCGGGTGATGGAACTGCTCAAACTTGTAGGCCTGCCGACGCTTGCCTATTCGCGCTTTCCGCATGCCTTTTCGGGCGGCCAGCGTCAGCGCATCTCCATTGCCCGCGCGATTGCGCCCAATCCGCGGATCATCATCGCGGATGAGGCGACATCGGCGCTCGATGTCAGCCTGCGCACGCAGATTCTCGACCTGCTGCTCGATCTTCAGGACAAGCTGCATCTCAGCTACATCCTGATCAGCCACGACATTGCCGTCATCCGCTATTTCTGTGATCGTCTCGCCGTCATGTACAAGGGGCGGATCGTCGAGACCGGCGACACGGAAGAGGTCTGCACCAATCCGCAACACGATTACACCAAGGCTCTTCTATCTGCCGTGCCGTCCGCCGATCCGCGCCGACGCGGCATGGCGCAGCGCTTTCGCTATCAGGAAGCAAACTGA
- a CDS encoding mandelate racemase/muconate lactonizing enzyme family protein: protein MKITDIKTYLMQVGARPGLSGAEGSFRGSRNWLFVRIETDEGISGVGECSGWPRVIERAVLDYRSILIGEDPRDIDRLWQRLFVGSMGHGMVGTVGGGALTGIEMALWDIKGKALGQPVWNLLGGRFRDRIQVYGHAKKPERARELLERGYKAVKVGFTGAVDLDLVGAIRDTIGPDIDLMVDAHGPSWMTTRDAILVGRELEQHDLLFYEDPIAPENLDALERVRDQVAIPLAAGERVSTIYGIRPYVQRQLVDVIQPDTGRAGGITQMRKMAAMAEANYITMAPHSGSLGPVAEFAALHVMATIPNALMLERVEFDWQGRYEVVDPVLKVEDGHLPVPDAPGLGVELVEEEIARYPSERNVSDMPQNDGAYEPGTVDECVYFQTRLRRGSRLRLKRTGDK from the coding sequence ATGAAAATCACCGATATCAAAACCTATCTGATGCAGGTTGGCGCCCGGCCCGGCCTGAGCGGCGCCGAGGGCTCGTTTCGCGGATCGCGCAACTGGCTGTTCGTCAGGATAGAGACGGATGAAGGCATCAGCGGCGTCGGCGAGTGCTCGGGCTGGCCGCGCGTCATCGAGCGCGCCGTCCTTGATTATCGTTCCATCCTGATCGGCGAAGATCCCCGCGACATCGACCGGCTGTGGCAACGCCTGTTCGTGGGCTCGATGGGGCACGGCATGGTTGGAACCGTGGGCGGGGGCGCGCTAACCGGTATTGAAATGGCGCTATGGGACATCAAGGGCAAGGCACTCGGCCAGCCTGTCTGGAACCTTCTCGGCGGACGGTTCCGCGATCGCATTCAGGTCTATGGCCACGCCAAGAAACCGGAACGCGCCCGCGAATTGCTGGAGCGCGGCTACAAGGCCGTGAAGGTTGGCTTCACCGGCGCTGTCGACCTCGACCTCGTCGGAGCGATCCGCGATACGATCGGACCCGATATTGATCTGATGGTCGATGCCCATGGGCCGTCCTGGATGACCACGCGCGACGCGATCCTTGTGGGCCGCGAACTCGAGCAGCACGACCTTCTGTTCTACGAGGACCCGATCGCGCCGGAAAATCTCGACGCGCTGGAACGGGTGCGCGATCAGGTGGCGATACCGCTGGCCGCCGGCGAGCGGGTCAGCACGATCTACGGCATCCGCCCTTACGTCCAGCGCCAGCTCGTCGATGTGATCCAGCCCGACACCGGACGCGCCGGCGGCATTACACAGATGCGCAAGATGGCGGCGATGGCCGAGGCGAACTACATCACCATGGCCCCGCATTCCGGCTCGCTCGGACCCGTCGCGGAATTCGCCGCGCTGCACGTCATGGCCACGATCCCGAACGCGCTGATGCTCGAGCGTGTCGAGTTCGACTGGCAGGGCCGCTATGAGGTTGTCGATCCGGTGCTGAAGGTCGAGGACGGCCATCTGCCCGTGCCGGACGCGCCGGGGCTCGGCGTGGAACTGGTCGAGGAGGAGATCGCCAGATATCCGAGCGAGCGCAACGTCTCGGACATGCCCCAGAATGATGGCGCCTACGAGCCGGGCACGGTCGATGAATGTGTCTACTTCCAGACGCGTCTGCGCCGCGGTTCGCGCCTCCGGCTGAAAAGAACCGGCGACAAATAG
- a CDS encoding NAD-dependent epimerase/dehydratase family protein yields the protein MPEVDRMNIGIVGGSGRVGTALRRELSKRVRSIRVLDLNAPSELAENEEFRAVDMLDQASLETAFAGLDGLVHLAGIPREASLDDILEINVRGTSTVYEAARVAGIGRIVLGSSNHAVGFYPRTTRVSPESPMRPDGLYGLSKCWSELLAGLYYDKYGLRSFIIRIGNSADRPKTPRALEIWVSAADLRQLVLIGLTHEDVDVTTVFGVSKGGGSWWDNSAAEKLGYAPVDMIVERAAPEAFAESDESEVEAFYQGGRFVAADYQGPIRIR from the coding sequence ATGCCGGAAGTTGATCGGATGAATATCGGAATTGTGGGCGGGTCCGGGCGTGTCGGGACGGCTCTGCGGCGCGAGCTGTCGAAAAGAGTGAGGTCGATCCGCGTCCTGGACCTGAACGCCCCGTCCGAACTCGCTGAAAACGAGGAATTCCGCGCCGTCGATATGCTGGACCAGGCCTCGCTCGAGACGGCTTTTGCCGGTTTGGACGGGCTTGTTCACCTCGCCGGTATCCCCAGGGAAGCGTCGCTTGACGATATTCTGGAAATCAATGTGCGCGGAACTTCCACTGTTTACGAGGCCGCGCGGGTCGCCGGCATCGGCCGGATCGTGCTCGGATCCAGTAATCATGCCGTCGGGTTTTATCCCCGCACCACCCGGGTTTCGCCGGAAAGTCCGATGCGGCCGGACGGGCTTTACGGTCTGTCAAAATGCTGGAGCGAACTTCTGGCAGGACTCTATTACGACAAATACGGACTCAGGAGTTTCATTATCCGCATCGGCAATTCGGCCGATCGTCCAAAGACGCCGCGTGCTCTGGAAATTTGGGTCAGCGCGGCGGACCTGCGGCAACTGGTTCTCATCGGTCTGACCCACGAAGACGTCGATGTCACGACCGTATTCGGCGTTTCGAAGGGCGGCGGAAGCTGGTGGGACAATTCCGCGGCAGAAAAGCTTGGCTACGCTCCCGTTGACATGATTGTCGAACGCGCCGCACCCGAAGCTTTTGCCGAAAGCGATGAAAGCGAGGTCGAGGCGTTCTATCAGGGCGGGAGGTTTGTTGCCGCCGACTACCAGGGCCCCATACGTATTCGCTAG
- a CDS encoding aldose epimerase family protein → MPAEQQLTISRGGLTIEVSEYGARLTRCLVPGSDGSIADVAPGMDSAEDYAARGGTMGAVLGRYGNIISDAKVEIGGKTYALSANRPPHSMHGGAGNFGTRFWSGDKIDAGTIRLSLESPDGDQGWPGRVRAAVEYKLSENRELTIEMTAHSDRDTYLNMLFHGYWNLRGHGSGSVRCHRLKIAADHYLPKRADGAPDGRMMSVTDTPFNFTQAREIGEGIDRLGRGYAHNLCLDRKAPEALGEVVRLADPSSGRALALSTDQPGVQLFTANLWSGLKGKGGAIYNAHDAVALETQLYPNTPNTPSFKPQLIRAGETYIHRMVIAFHALDPANIDDFLNAPF, encoded by the coding sequence ATGCCCGCCGAACAGCAGTTAACGATCTCTCGTGGCGGCTTGACGATTGAAGTCTCCGAATATGGCGCCCGGCTGACCAGGTGCCTCGTGCCAGGGAGTGACGGCAGCATTGCCGATGTCGCGCCCGGCATGGACAGTGCGGAAGATTATGCGGCACGCGGCGGCACCATGGGCGCGGTTCTGGGTCGCTATGGCAATATCATCAGCGACGCCAAGGTCGAAATCGGCGGAAAGACATACGCCCTGTCAGCCAACAGGCCACCGCACAGCATGCATGGCGGGGCCGGCAATTTCGGAACCCGGTTCTGGAGCGGCGACAAGATCGACGCCGGTACGATCCGCCTGTCGCTGGAAAGCCCCGACGGCGACCAGGGATGGCCCGGCCGCGTGCGCGCGGCAGTCGAATACAAGCTGAGCGAAAACCGCGAACTGACGATCGAAATGACGGCGCACTCAGACCGTGACACCTATCTCAACATGCTTTTCCACGGCTACTGGAACCTTCGCGGCCATGGCTCGGGTTCCGTGCGGTGCCACCGTCTCAAGATTGCCGCCGATCACTATCTCCCCAAACGGGCGGATGGAGCGCCCGATGGGCGGATGATGTCTGTCACAGACACGCCGTTTAATTTCACGCAGGCACGGGAGATCGGCGAGGGCATAGACCGGCTTGGACGCGGTTACGCCCACAATCTCTGCCTTGACCGGAAAGCGCCGGAAGCGCTGGGGGAAGTTGTCAGACTGGCCGATCCCTCAAGCGGACGCGCGCTGGCGCTTTCAACCGATCAACCCGGCGTCCAGCTTTTTACCGCCAATCTATGGTCGGGGCTGAAAGGCAAGGGCGGCGCGATCTACAACGCCCATGACGCGGTGGCGCTGGAAACCCAGCTTTATCCCAACACCCCGAACACGCCGTCCTTCAAGCCGCAGCTCATTCGGGCCGGAGAGACCTACATACACCGCATGGTCATCGCGTTCCACGCGCTCGATCCGGCAAATATCGATGATTTTCTGAATGCGCCGTTTTGA